Proteins encoded by one window of Cinclus cinclus chromosome 14, bCinCin1.1, whole genome shotgun sequence:
- the HBEGF gene encoding proheparin-binding EGF-like growth factor: protein MDGRAVLIQALLAAVCSAAAGGLRRDELHNEVLHKGGGGVPVPATAPLLGGSPEKEGGGAASGDDFNELPRVAFLSKPQGLVTPKKKGNGNKRRKGKGLGKKRDPCLRKYKDFCIHGECKYIRELGAPSCICQPGYHGERCHGLLLPVEHPPSAYDHTTALAVVAVVLSSLCLVIIAALLMLRCHKRGGYDVENEEKIKLGITVNH, encoded by the exons ATGGACGGGCGGGCGGTGCTGATCCAAGCGCTGCTGGCGGCAG TGTgctcggcggcggcgggcgggctgCGCCGGGACGAGCTGCACAACGAGGTGCTGCACAAGGGCGGCGGCGGGGTGCCCGTCCCAGCCACGGCCCCGCTGCTCGGCGGTAGCCCAGAGAAGGAGGGCGGCGGAGCGGCCTCGGGGGACGATTTCAACGAGCTGCCGAGAG TTGCCTTCCTGTCAAAGCCTCAAGGCCTTGTTACTCCCAAGAAAAAAGGGAACGgcaataaaagaagaaaaggcaaaggtctggggaagaagagagaCCCGTGCCTGCGGaagtacaaggatttctgtATTCACGGCGAGTGCAAGTACATCCGAGAGCTGGGGGCTCCCTCTTGCAT ATGCCAGCCAGGCTATCATGGAGAGCGCTGCCACGGCCTCTTGCTGCCGGTGGAGCACCCGCCCAGCGCGTACGACCACACCACAGCCCTGGCCGTCGTTGCTGTTGTCCTGTCTTCCCTGTGTCTCGTCATCATCGCAGCCCTGCTGATGCTCAG GTGTCACAAGAGGGGTGGCTACGATGTAGAAAACGAAGAGAAAATCAAGCTGGGCATCACTGTGAATCACTGA